A window of Mucilaginibacter robiniae genomic DNA:
GTATATTGCCTTTCCAAAGGTGATTGCTCAGCTGCCTGATAAAACCTTCCTCCATGCTTTTAACCTGTTGTCCCACCTTAGCCGAAAATTCTTTCAAGTAATGTTCAGCCAGCAGCGGAATGTCTTCGATACGCTCATTTAATGAAGGCAGCAGAATGGTGAAAATGGAAAGTCGGTAAAATAAATCGCGTCTGAAATGTCCTTTCCCCACTTCTTCTTCCAAATTCCGGTTGGTAGCTGCAATTATCCGAATGCTGACTTTCTGGGTTTTGGTTTGCCCCAGCTTAATAAATTCTCCAGCTTCCAGAACCCGCAATAATTTAGCTTGCAGGTCAATATTCATTTCGCCTATCTCATCTAAAAACAAGGTGCCGCCATCGGCTTCTTCTATCAAGCCTTTTTTATCTTTAATAGCGCTGGTAAAAGCCCCGGCCTTATAACCAAATAGCTCGCTTTCCAGCAGTTCGGCACTAAAAGCACTGCAATTAAGAGCCACAAAGTTTTGCTGTTTGCGGTTGCTGTTGTAGTGGATGGCTTGTGCAAATACTTCTTTACCCGTACCAGTTTCGCCAAGCAGCAGTACGGTAGTGTCGGTTACTGATACACGCTTGGCTAAATCAATAGCCTGTTTGATAGGTTTGGAACGCCCAATAATAGTATCGAAACTATGCCGCTTAATCAGTTTGTTTTCTAGCTGAAAAAGTTTCAACTGTAATTCTGCTTTCTCAGCAGCTTTACTCACCAGCGGCAAAATACGGTCGTTATCATCACCTTTGGTAATGTAATCAAAAGCGCCGTTTTTCATGGCGGTTACCCCATCGGCAATGGTGCCGTAAGCCGTCAGGCAAATTACCTCAGTGTAAGGTTTCTTTTCTTTAATGGTTTTTACCAGTTCAACACCGCTGGCATCCGGCAGTTTTACATCACTGATAATTACCCAAACATCTTCCTGCATTAGTACTTTCAGCCCTTCTTTGGCGGTGGCTGCCTGCAATACCGTATAGCCTTCTAGTTGCAGTATGCGGGTCAGTAGCTGGCTTAATTTTTTTTCATCATCTATAATTAATATGCAGGCTTTCATGGGCAACAGGTAATTCAACTAATATACAATCACGCCTAGCTAATTTAATACCGAAATTGTTATGGATGAGTTAAGTGGTTGACCGTTAATAAATTGATTGAGTAAGTTATGATTCGGTTAGATAGGTGAATTTTCAAAATGGTAAGCGTTTTTTCAAAATGGAAAGGAGTAGTCGTAAGGAGGGTACATTCAGTATAGAGCACTACAGGATGTTTAAAACATTTAAAGTTGAAATTTATATAAATCATTAAGCTGACTTAGGCGCATCAAGCACCTGCTTACGTTGCCATAGCGGAATCAGCAATAAAACCAATACACCGCTGGCGAATAGCATTAGTATGCCCATTTGGTGAAAGTTATGGTCGGTTACACCATGGTGGAATAATGTTTTCAGGTGTGTGCTGGAAATGATGGCCCCTATGTAACCTGAAGTTCGGAACAAGCCAAACGAGATGCCTTTTTGTGCCAGTGGCGCTTCCTGGTTCAGCAAAGCTTGGTTGGCAATCATGTTAATGCCATCGGCAATACCAATAATCAGTGCTACGCCAATAATTAACACAACGCCCGATTGCTGATTTAAAACAAGCCAGCTTAAGCAAGCTATTAGCATAGTGATAACGCCCAATAAGTTTTGCTGAAATAATCGGCTGCTTTTCGAAACTAATAAGCCCATTATAATGGCCATAGCTGATTCGGGTAGCACCATTAATCCGGTATGACCCGGGCTAATATGTTTAACAGATTCTATCCACGGCGGCAAAGCATACATCATCTGGTACAAAATATAGTTGGTAGCCAGTGTACGCAGGTAGGTGAGGAGCAAGGCTGGCTTATCATGCAATAGCTTTACATCAATAAAAGGGGCAGGCTGCTTGCGTTCCCAACCAATCAAGCCACCTAGTAACGCTGCTGACGGCAACAGCAACCACCAGGAAAATGGTTTTTGAATAAGTGCAGTCATTAACGAAAGCAAAAAGCTGCTAAAGAGTAAAATGCCTATCACATCCAGCTTTTTGAATAGGCCCATTTGTTCACGTGTAGATGCGGTTGGAAAATCCGGAAGTGCTCTGGAGAGGTACAAGCCGGTAAGTACCCACGGGATGTTAATTAAAAAAATACCTTTCCAACCCAACCACTGGGTAAGCAGTCCACCCAATACTGGCCCCAGTACCATACTTACCTGGCTGGATATAGCCACTAAGCCTAACACTTGCCCCGGTACAGGTTGGTTAACTTCTGCATATTTTCGGTTAATGAGTGCTATAGCGGAAGGGTAAGCCGCTGATGTACCTAGTCCTAGTAATATGCGCGATACAATGAGCCAGCCAAATGCCGGTGCAAAAGCACCAATGCAGGCTGCTATTAGCACCAGTACAAAACCCACCGTATTTATTTTCTTTGCACTAAAAGTATCAGCCAATCTACCCATGAGCGGCTGGGCAACGGTGGCAGTTACATACAAGCAGGTAATGAGTATGGCACCCTGACCAACCGTGACTTTAAAAGAGTTGCAAAGGCTTAACAACGCCGTAGCCAGCATAGTGGAGTTAAGCGGATTCATCATGGTACTCAGTACCAGCGGCAGCATAAACCGGTACGGAGTGCCTGTATCTTTTATATCATTGTTCATATCAGTAACGGTTTAACAAATTAGATGGTAACTTTGAATTACCAATGCGCAAAAATAGGTAGTATGGTTGTTCTATACTGGTGTTTAATCAGCATCCAGCTTTTAGTTCATAAGAGTGATAGGTTAACTTCTATAATTCATGCTATCAGATACCTTGCCGCAAAGGTATTT
This region includes:
- a CDS encoding MFS transporter — encoded protein: MNNDIKDTGTPYRFMLPLVLSTMMNPLNSTMLATALLSLCNSFKVTVGQGAILITCLYVTATVAQPLMGRLADTFSAKKINTVGFVLVLIAACIGAFAPAFGWLIVSRILLGLGTSAAYPSAIALINRKYAEVNQPVPGQVLGLVAISSQVSMVLGPVLGGLLTQWLGWKGIFLINIPWVLTGLYLSRALPDFPTASTREQMGLFKKLDVIGILLFSSFLLSLMTALIQKPFSWWLLLPSAALLGGLIGWERKQPAPFIDVKLLHDKPALLLTYLRTLATNYILYQMMYALPPWIESVKHISPGHTGLMVLPESAMAIIMGLLVSKSSRLFQQNLLGVITMLIACLSWLVLNQQSGVVLIIGVALIIGIADGINMIANQALLNQEAPLAQKGISFGLFRTSGYIGAIISSTHLKTLFHHGVTDHNFHQMGILMLFASGVLVLLLIPLWQRKQVLDAPKSA
- a CDS encoding sigma-54-dependent transcriptional regulator → MKACILIIDDEKKLSQLLTRILQLEGYTVLQAATAKEGLKVLMQEDVWVIISDVKLPDASGVELVKTIKEKKPYTEVICLTAYGTIADGVTAMKNGAFDYITKGDDNDRILPLVSKAAEKAELQLKLFQLENKLIKRHSFDTIIGRSKPIKQAIDLAKRVSVTDTTVLLLGETGTGKEVFAQAIHYNSNRKQQNFVALNCSAFSAELLESELFGYKAGAFTSAIKDKKGLIEEADGGTLFLDEIGEMNIDLQAKLLRVLEAGEFIKLGQTKTQKVSIRIIAATNRNLEEEVGKGHFRRDLFYRLSIFTILLPSLNERIEDIPLLAEHYLKEFSAKVGQQVKSMEEGFIRQLSNHLWKGNIRELKNMIERAVIISDGKTLTVDLLPMNFSNSQPIAADVFDLSLVEKHHIQHVLRYTKGNKTEAARLLNIGLTTLYRKIDEYQLVV